In Leuconostoc kimchii IMSNU 11154, one genomic interval encodes:
- the rnpM gene encoding RNase P modulator RnpM, with the protein MKPRKIPMRKDIVTGEMFPKKELVRVVRDKEGNVTLDPTSKANGRGAYIGLDRDIATEAKKKRIFDKTFEVKVSDEFYDELIAYVDHQQARRELFGDN; encoded by the coding sequence ATGAAACCTAGAAAAATACCAATGCGAAAAGATATCGTGACAGGTGAAATGTTTCCTAAAAAAGAACTTGTTCGAGTTGTGCGGGATAAAGAAGGAAATGTTACTTTAGACCCAACATCTAAGGCTAATGGCCGTGGTGCATATATTGGGCTAGATCGTGATATTGCAACAGAAGCGAAGAAAAAACGTATTTTTGATAAAACATTTGAGGTTAAAGTATCTGATGAATTCTATGATGAGCTCATTGCATATGTTGACCATCAGCAGGCGCGTCGGGAGTTGTTTGGTGATAACTAA
- the nusA gene encoding transcription termination factor NusA yields the protein MSKELVDALDALEAERGIERTVVIEALEDALRAAYKKQYNAEQNVEAVFDTKKGNVAIKQVKSVVLDEDFENEDTEIALQDALAINRAYEPGDEIRFDVTPKDFGRMAAQAAKQVIVQKMREAGREAIYNKFADYQDEIITGEVDRQDARFLYLTLPGNQEAAMAPNDQMPNEHYRMGDRIKVLVNKVENNAKGPQIFVSRTAPDLVKRLFEQEVPEVYDGTVEIMNISREAGDRSKIAVYTHDTDLDPVGAMVGQRGGRVQAVVNELGGENMDIVEWVEDEAQYIANALNPSEVADVIFDPENERAVTVIVPDNQLSLAIGKKGQNARLAARLTGFKIDIKSESEAASALTNDVPTTDKTNE from the coding sequence ATGAGTAAAGAACTAGTCGATGCGCTCGATGCCCTTGAAGCCGAACGCGGGATAGAACGAACGGTTGTTATTGAAGCATTGGAAGATGCTTTGAGAGCAGCTTATAAAAAGCAATATAATGCTGAACAAAATGTGGAGGCAGTGTTTGACACCAAAAAGGGAAACGTTGCCATTAAACAGGTTAAGAGTGTTGTCTTGGATGAAGATTTTGAAAACGAAGATACGGAAATTGCTTTACAAGATGCGTTAGCAATTAATCGAGCTTATGAACCTGGTGATGAAATTCGTTTTGATGTGACACCAAAAGATTTTGGACGTATGGCTGCACAAGCTGCAAAGCAAGTTATTGTGCAAAAAATGCGTGAAGCGGGTCGAGAAGCAATTTATAATAAGTTTGCGGACTATCAAGATGAAATTATTACTGGTGAAGTTGACCGGCAAGATGCAAGATTCTTATACTTGACATTACCGGGTAATCAAGAGGCCGCTATGGCGCCAAACGATCAAATGCCAAATGAGCATTACCGGATGGGTGACCGTATTAAAGTGTTAGTTAATAAAGTCGAAAATAATGCTAAGGGCCCACAAATATTTGTATCACGTACGGCTCCTGATTTGGTTAAGCGTTTATTTGAACAAGAAGTACCGGAAGTATATGATGGTACTGTTGAGATTATGAATATTTCTCGTGAAGCAGGTGATCGTTCAAAAATTGCCGTTTATACGCATGACACAGATTTAGATCCAGTTGGCGCTATGGTTGGCCAAAGAGGTGGACGTGTTCAAGCCGTTGTTAACGAACTGGGCGGTGAAAACATGGATATCGTTGAATGGGTTGAAGATGAGGCGCAATATATTGCCAATGCTCTAAATCCATCCGAAGTGGCTGATGTTATATTTGATCCTGAAAATGAACGCGCAGTGACAGTTATTGTACCAGATAACCAGCTATCATTAGCCATTGGTAAAAAAGGTCAAAATGCTCGTTTAGCTGCACGTCTAACAGGTTTTAAAATTGATATTAAATCTGAAAGTGAAGCAGCAAGTGCGCTGACAAATGATGTCCCTACAACGGACAAGACTAACGAATAA
- the parC gene encoding DNA topoisomerase IV subunit A has protein sequence MADRITELSLEAVMGERFGRYSKYIIQERALPDIRDGLKPVQRRILFAMDQDGNTYDHPYRKSAKSVGNVMGNFHPHGDSSIYEAMVRLSQDWKVREPLIDMNGNNGSIDNDPAAAMRYTEARLSKIAGEMMADLGQETVDMVLNFDDTTYEPTVLPSRIPSLFINGATGISAGYATEIPPHNLKEINAALTYLLDHPEAPLSTLMRYVKGPDFPTGGIIQGLDGIKKAYKTGRGKIVVRAKTAISELKGGKKKIEVTELPYEVVKSNLVSKIDGIRLNKEVAGISEVRDESDREGMSIVIELTKDANAEGILTYLFKKTDLQIAYNFNMVAIHDQRPVHVGLKQGLQAFLGFRKEVVLKRSAYELAKAQARQHIVEGLIRMLSILDQVVATIRASKNRRDATQNLITQFQFTQPQAEAIVTLQLYRLTNTDVTQLEEEFATLAAKIDRLTLIINEASALNDVIRDEITAITTSYRSQRRSEIEAEVEDLVIDTAVTIAEEDVQVLVSRNGYYKRSSIRSYKASDSDNGLADDDMVVFEGQLNTTQHLFMFTNKGNLIYRPVHELPDSKWKDTGEHFSQQLSNWHADEFVIQAAVVDTLDQGGAFTIVSNDGFIKQTTLNDMLPKAYKKKTAMAIKLKTDASYVVNVSYFKATATPEVLLLSHHGIGLRFKLTDVPEIGPRTAGVKAMDLRGDDLIMAALFITDKTQQVAIVARNGAFKYMPISEINMSKRANKGLLIFTQKKTVAYHVATATIFGNNETALEILTTRWQTQNLQLSDYRPSQRVGNGQYVVDVKKNGEPWYIKPLTIKATN, from the coding sequence ATGGCAGATCGTATAACTGAACTTTCACTGGAAGCAGTGATGGGTGAGCGTTTTGGACGCTACTCAAAATATATTATTCAAGAACGTGCATTGCCAGATATTCGTGATGGGCTGAAGCCAGTGCAACGACGTATTCTTTTTGCGATGGATCAAGATGGTAATACATATGATCATCCTTATCGAAAGTCAGCAAAGTCTGTTGGTAACGTCATGGGTAATTTTCACCCGCACGGTGATTCCTCTATTTATGAGGCAATGGTACGCTTATCGCAAGACTGGAAAGTTCGTGAACCTTTAATCGATATGAATGGTAATAACGGTTCAATTGATAATGACCCTGCAGCGGCAATGCGTTATACCGAGGCGCGTTTGTCAAAAATAGCTGGTGAAATGATGGCAGACTTGGGACAAGAGACTGTTGACATGGTTTTGAATTTTGATGATACAACATATGAGCCAACAGTGTTGCCTTCTCGTATTCCGAGTTTGTTTATTAATGGTGCAACTGGTATATCAGCAGGATATGCCACAGAAATTCCACCACATAATTTAAAAGAAATTAATGCTGCGTTAACGTACCTATTGGATCATCCTGAGGCACCTTTGTCAACCTTAATGCGATACGTCAAGGGCCCTGATTTTCCAACTGGAGGAATAATCCAAGGCCTTGATGGTATTAAAAAAGCTTATAAAACCGGACGAGGTAAAATTGTTGTACGTGCTAAAACCGCAATATCAGAACTAAAAGGTGGCAAAAAAAAAATTGAAGTCACTGAACTACCATATGAAGTAGTTAAATCTAATTTAGTTTCCAAAATTGATGGCATTCGGTTAAATAAAGAGGTTGCTGGCATTTCAGAAGTGCGTGATGAATCAGACCGCGAAGGGATGTCTATTGTCATTGAACTGACTAAAGATGCTAATGCTGAAGGTATTTTAACTTATTTGTTTAAGAAGACAGATCTACAGATTGCTTATAATTTTAATATGGTGGCCATTCATGATCAACGACCAGTTCATGTTGGTCTTAAGCAAGGATTGCAAGCCTTTCTTGGTTTCCGTAAAGAGGTGGTGTTGAAACGCTCAGCTTATGAATTAGCTAAAGCGCAAGCAAGGCAACATATTGTTGAGGGATTGATACGCATGTTGTCAATCTTAGATCAGGTTGTAGCTACAATTCGTGCTTCAAAAAATCGTAGAGACGCTACGCAAAACTTAATAACACAATTTCAATTCACGCAACCACAAGCCGAAGCCATAGTCACGTTACAGTTGTATCGTTTGACTAATACGGATGTGACACAATTGGAAGAAGAGTTTGCAACATTAGCAGCCAAAATTGACCGATTAACTCTAATTATTAACGAAGCATCAGCATTAAATGATGTCATTCGCGATGAAATTACGGCAATTACAACAAGCTACCGTTCTCAAAGACGATCAGAAATTGAAGCGGAAGTTGAAGACTTGGTGATTGATACGGCAGTAACGATTGCAGAAGAAGACGTGCAAGTCCTTGTTTCTCGTAATGGTTATTATAAACGGTCATCAATACGCTCTTACAAGGCCTCAGACTCTGATAATGGGTTAGCTGATGATGATATGGTTGTTTTTGAAGGGCAATTAAATACAACACAACATTTATTTATGTTTACTAATAAAGGGAATCTGATTTATCGACCAGTTCATGAATTACCAGATTCGAAATGGAAAGATACTGGTGAACATTTTTCGCAACAACTATCGAATTGGCATGCAGATGAGTTTGTGATTCAGGCCGCTGTTGTGGATACATTGGATCAGGGTGGTGCATTTACCATTGTTTCAAATGATGGCTTTATTAAACAAACCACCTTAAATGACATGTTGCCAAAGGCCTATAAGAAAAAAACCGCCATGGCAATTAAATTAAAGACCGATGCGAGTTATGTTGTTAACGTGTCATACTTTAAGGCAACGGCTACCCCTGAGGTGTTGTTATTGTCACATCATGGTATTGGACTACGCTTCAAATTAACTGACGTACCAGAAATTGGACCGCGGACAGCTGGTGTTAAAGCAATGGACTTGCGAGGCGATGATCTTATCATGGCTGCATTATTTATCACTGATAAGACTCAGCAGGTTGCTATCGTTGCTAGGAACGGTGCATTTAAATATATGCCAATTTCAGAAATTAATATGTCAAAGCGTGCTAATAAAGGACTCCTGATTTTCACGCAAAAAAAGACAGTTGCTTATCATGTGGCAACGGCTACTATTTTTGGTAATAACGAAACAGCGTTAGAAATTTTAACAACGCGTTGGCAAACTCAAAATTTGCAATTAAGTGATTATCGCCCATCACAACGTGTGGGCAATGGCCAATATGTTGTTGATGTTAAAAAGAATGGGGAACCATGGTATATTAAACCACTAACGATTAAAGCGACAAACTAA
- a CDS encoding PTS sugar transporter subunit IIA encodes MRWWHKLFNQKNKHQKIKSMGQLNAIHVARKSELPVIVAPVTGQLQKIDSDGEPVHSKNGFMMLPDGNNIMSPVAGIVAASDEQFLTIQNAHYHDVVVQLKTEETKLSRLATYAKGQQLHAGDLIGVAHATSHNVRVYVLFEDSVTPQLKYGAAYAGQNVWQYQEDATHGEK; translated from the coding sequence ATGCGATGGTGGCATAAATTATTTAACCAAAAAAATAAACACCAAAAAATTAAATCAATGGGTCAACTCAATGCCATACATGTCGCGCGCAAATCCGAATTACCTGTTATTGTTGCACCAGTAACAGGTCAGTTACAAAAAATTGATAGTGACGGAGAACCAGTTCATAGTAAAAATGGTTTTATGATGTTACCAGATGGTAACAATATTATGTCGCCAGTTGCTGGAATTGTGGCGGCTTCTGATGAACAGTTTTTGACAATTCAAAATGCACATTATCATGATGTTGTTGTGCAATTGAAAACCGAAGAAACGAAACTGTCGCGTTTAGCAACGTATGCTAAAGGACAACAATTGCATGCAGGTGATTTAATCGGTGTAGCTCATGCAACATCACATAATGTACGTGTTTATGTCCTATTTGAAGACAGTGTCACACCTCAGTTGAAGTATGGTGCGGCATATGCTGGCCAAAATGTCTGGCAATATCAAGAGGATGCTACGCATGGTGAAAAATAG
- the rbfA gene encoding 30S ribosome-binding factor RbfA, with protein MANPQRAGRLAQEVQRDVTDLLLKRINDPRVQDITITSVELSGDLQIATIYYSTLSDLASVGQKAQAGLDAASGLIRKELGSRLTVYKTPELKFVRDQSIQYGNHIEDLIRKLHTDN; from the coding sequence ATGGCTAATCCACAACGTGCGGGTCGCCTTGCACAAGAAGTTCAACGCGATGTAACCGATTTGCTGCTCAAGCGAATTAATGATCCACGTGTGCAAGACATTACGATAACTAGCGTTGAGTTGTCTGGTGATTTACAAATTGCAACTATTTACTATAGTACTTTGTCAGACTTGGCAAGTGTTGGTCAAAAAGCACAAGCAGGCTTGGATGCTGCTAGTGGATTGATTCGTAAAGAATTAGGTTCACGATTGACAGTATATAAAACACCAGAATTGAAGTTTGTGCGCGATCAATCAATTCAGTATGGTAATCATATTGAAGATTTGATTCGTAAGCTTCATACTGATAATTAA
- a CDS encoding aminotransferase class I/II-fold pyridoxal phosphate-dependent enzyme gives MTNFIQPLNSIIFEMAPDKLLGFQKAIRDIPGILKLTLGEPGFAVDGRIKQAAINAINIDRSHYAESQGEKELRLEAVKYFNKTYHLNYAGEDNVIVTLGVSEAINVVLNTLLGIGEGLLVPEPTYGPYFTSLDLAHGQKITIDTSSNRFKLTPEMIDEAVTSATVPVRAILMNYPTNPTGVTYSRDEIMALAETFKKHKIWVISDEIYSVLTYDQEHVSFAEIIPEQTVYINGLSKSHAMTGYRVGFILGAADVIAEMQKVHGALTFAIPTFIQDAAVVALRDVTDTPFVMRDQYKARRDRILPQLQNLGFDVVSPEGAFYLFAKLPIDLGDDGDAFALKLAHEGKVAVIPGSGFGESAKAYIRISYAASDADLDEGMRRLTAYINELRENE, from the coding sequence ATGACCAATTTTATTCAACCTTTAAATTCAATAATTTTTGAAATGGCACCAGATAAATTATTAGGATTTCAAAAAGCTATTCGAGATATTCCTGGTATTTTAAAATTAACATTAGGCGAACCAGGTTTTGCAGTAGATGGGCGGATCAAACAAGCAGCCATAAACGCAATCAATATTGACCGCTCACATTATGCTGAGAGCCAAGGCGAAAAAGAATTACGTTTGGAAGCAGTAAAATATTTTAATAAAACCTATCATTTGAATTATGCTGGTGAAGACAATGTGATTGTCACACTTGGTGTTAGCGAGGCAATCAATGTCGTATTAAATACTTTACTAGGTATTGGCGAAGGCTTGTTGGTACCCGAACCAACATATGGTCCATATTTTACATCGTTAGATTTAGCACACGGACAGAAAATCACAATTGATACATCTTCAAATCGTTTTAAGTTAACACCTGAAATGATTGATGAGGCAGTAACTAGTGCTACTGTTCCTGTCAGAGCAATCTTAATGAATTATCCAACTAATCCCACAGGTGTCACTTATTCACGTGATGAAATTATGGCTTTAGCAGAAACATTTAAAAAACATAAAATATGGGTAATTTCTGATGAGATATACTCAGTGCTAACATATGATCAAGAGCACGTGTCATTTGCAGAAATTATTCCTGAACAGACTGTGTATATTAATGGTTTATCAAAATCACATGCCATGACAGGATATCGTGTTGGCTTCATTCTTGGCGCAGCGGATGTCATTGCGGAGATGCAAAAAGTTCATGGTGCGTTGACGTTTGCAATACCAACATTTATTCAGGATGCCGCAGTTGTTGCGTTGCGTGATGTAACTGATACGCCATTTGTTATGCGCGATCAATACAAAGCACGTCGTGATCGTATACTACCTCAGTTGCAAAATTTGGGCTTCGATGTCGTGTCACCAGAAGGGGCCTTCTATTTGTTCGCTAAGTTACCAATTGACTTAGGGGATGATGGTGATGCATTTGCTTTAAAATTGGCACATGAGGGTAAAGTAGCAGTCATTCCTGGATCAGGTTTTGGTGAATCTGCAAAAGCTTATATTCGAATTTCATATGCGGCATCTGATGCCGATTTAGATGAGGGCATGCGCCGATTGACAGCTTATATTAATGAACTACGTGAGAATGAATAA
- the rpmG gene encoding 50S ribosomal protein L33: protein MRIHVVLGNDETGERIYLTSKNRRNTPDRLELKKYSPKLRKVVTFKEIK from the coding sequence ATGCGTATTCACGTTGTTCTAGGAAATGACGAAACTGGTGAACGTATTTACTTGACGTCAAAAAATCGTCGTAATACACCCGATCGTCTTGAGTTGAAGAAGTACTCACCAAAACTTCGTAAAGTTGTAACATTTAAGGAGATTAAGTAA
- a CDS encoding manganese-dependent inorganic pyrophosphatase, translated as MAKTLVFGHKNPDTDTIASAIAASYLLNEMGEDTEAVAQGTPNAETQFALDYFSVTAPRVIANADTETVVLVDHNEAAQSVDNLADVVVEGIYDHHKFAFTNTTPLYITAKPWGSVATILYYEFKQANVTIPSKIAGLMASAIISDTLLLKSPTTTSYDQPALEALAQIAGVTDYETYGLALLKAGTDLSSRTDKELIDGDAKSFEMGGHQFRIGQVNTVDIDEVLSRQSGIEAAMVEEGYEDFLFVITDILNSNSKAVYLGDAAAAIEGAFDKKIQNNVIDLPGVVSRKKQVVPPLEKQF; from the coding sequence ATGGCTAAGACTTTAGTTTTCGGGCACAAAAACCCTGACACAGATACAATTGCATCTGCAATTGCTGCGAGTTACTTATTAAATGAAATGGGTGAAGATACTGAAGCAGTTGCGCAAGGTACACCAAATGCCGAAACACAATTCGCGTTGGACTACTTTTCGGTAACTGCACCACGTGTTATTGCAAATGCTGATACAGAGACAGTTGTATTAGTTGATCACAACGAAGCTGCACAATCAGTTGATAATTTGGCTGATGTTGTTGTTGAGGGGATTTATGATCATCATAAATTTGCCTTTACAAATACGACACCTTTATATATTACAGCTAAGCCTTGGGGTTCAGTAGCAACAATTTTGTATTATGAATTCAAGCAAGCCAATGTGACGATTCCTTCAAAAATTGCTGGTTTGATGGCTTCAGCTATTATCTCAGATACACTGCTGTTAAAAAGTCCAACGACAACATCTTATGATCAACCTGCTTTAGAAGCACTGGCTCAAATTGCTGGTGTAACTGATTATGAAACATATGGTTTGGCACTTTTAAAGGCTGGAACAGATTTATCTTCACGTACAGATAAAGAATTAATTGATGGGGATGCCAAGTCATTTGAAATGGGTGGTCATCAATTCCGCATAGGACAAGTCAATACAGTTGATATTGATGAGGTTCTGTCACGGCAATCAGGTATTGAAGCGGCAATGGTTGAAGAAGGATACGAAGATTTCTTATTTGTCATTACTGATATTTTAAATTCTAATTCAAAAGCTGTGTATCTCGGTGATGCAGCGGCAGCGATTGAGGGTGCATTTGATAAAAAAATACAGAACAATGTCATTGATTTGCCTGGTGTTGTTTCGCGTAAGAAGCAAGTTGTTCCACCTTTAGAAAAACAATTTTAA
- the rpsN gene encoding 30S ribosomal protein S14 has protein sequence MAKKSKIAKAQKREALVAKYATKRAELKAAGDFIGLAALPKDSSPVRVHNRDWIDGRPHAYMREFGMSRLNFRQLAHKGQIPGVRKASW, from the coding sequence ATGGCAAAAAAGTCAAAAATTGCTAAAGCGCAAAAGCGTGAAGCTTTGGTTGCAAAGTATGCTACAAAGCGTGCTGAATTAAAGGCTGCAGGTGACTTCATCGGTTTGGCTGCTTTGCCAAAGGATTCATCTCCTGTACGTGTGCACAACCGCGACTGGATTGATGGTCGTCCTCATGCTTACATGCGTGAGTTTGGTATGTCACGTTTGAACTTCCGCCAATTGGCACACAAGGGTCAAATTCCTGGTGTTCGTAAAGCTTCTTGGTAA
- a CDS encoding L7Ae/L30e/S12e/Gadd45 family ribosomal protein encodes MITKDDQILNLLGLAMRAGKLVLGSDSTLSAIRGNKVQIAFFPSDGGQSQSKKFADKSNFYHVTLIQDYTKTQLTDAIGVNRSIFAIADRGFSRKIKQLILEKERN; translated from the coding sequence GTGATAACTAAAGATGATCAGATTTTAAACCTGCTTGGATTGGCAATGCGTGCTGGGAAGCTCGTATTGGGTTCGGACTCAACGTTGAGTGCCATTCGTGGCAATAAAGTGCAAATAGCGTTTTTCCCAAGCGATGGGGGCCAAAGCCAAAGCAAAAAATTTGCTGATAAATCAAATTTTTATCATGTAACACTAATCCAAGACTATACCAAGACACAATTAACTGATGCTATTGGTGTCAATCGCAGTATATTTGCAATTGCTGATCGTGGCTTTAGTCGGAAAATTAAACAATTAATTTTAGAAAAGGAGCGGAACTAA
- the infB gene encoding translation initiation factor IF-2: MTEEKKFSGSNRPARKQAVPERKELPASQRRHAAKLTDGGTTSNGGGSTPRPNKPVATRSGSAQGQQNRNATNQSRPNGTGTRSNTSGQNRNRRPGSRVQAAEGRPAVREKKNWSTKPREGQVDYSKKTDNSLKQYVSENEKRKQAVAAAKEPKKSAPAVKPAEVKKPENKAATQPATATTAGAGKFGGALASGNNSARNNSRKRNTAGTGQQTPRRNDKPRGSKKSRRIAAKKGPVVPVTERKKQPLPEVLEYRIGMNVQDLSKLLHRDTAEIIKKLFLLGIMTNQNQSLDTDTIEILAADYGIDAQVKEEEDVADIDRFFDNDNIDEGNLVPRPPVVTIMGHVDHGKTTLLDYLRNSHVTDGEAGGITQHIGAYQAQLNGKTITFLDTPGHAAFTEMRARGANVTDLTILVVAADDGVMPQTIEAINHAKAAGTPIIVAVNKIDKPGANPDDVMNQLMAYDLVPEEYGGDTIFVKISAKFGQNVDELLEMILLQAEVLELKANPDMPARGSVVEARLDRGRGPVATVLVQQGTMRVGDPIVVGNTYGRVRTMTNERGVDLEEALPATPVQITGLNDVPQAGDRFIVMADEKTARAAGEERAKRAQEAIRNSGSVVTLDTLFSTMSEKAMKTVPVIVKADVQGSVEALSGSLKKIEVDGVRVDIIHTAAGAINESDVTLASASGAIIIGFNVRPTPLAKSQADSDKVDIRFYNVIYNAIDDVEAAMKGQLEPVYEEKIIGTIAVKELFKFSKVGIIAGAMVEEGKITKESKVRVIRDGVVVYDGEVASLQRGKDSVNEVKMGYEFGFTVAKYNDVQVGDTVEAYVMAEVKVK; encoded by the coding sequence ATGACAGAAGAAAAGAAATTCTCAGGGTCAAACCGTCCTGCAAGAAAACAAGCAGTTCCAGAACGTAAAGAATTACCAGCATCACAACGTCGTCACGCAGCAAAATTGACTGATGGTGGAACGACAAGTAATGGTGGTGGTTCAACGCCTCGTCCTAACAAACCGGTGGCAACGCGTTCAGGAAGTGCTCAGGGACAACAAAACCGTAATGCAACAAATCAGAGTCGACCAAATGGTACTGGCACTCGTTCAAATACTAGTGGTCAAAATCGTAATCGACGTCCAGGTTCACGTGTTCAAGCAGCAGAGGGGCGCCCAGCCGTTCGTGAAAAAAAGAATTGGTCAACAAAGCCTCGTGAAGGTCAAGTGGATTATTCAAAGAAAACTGACAACAGTTTGAAACAATATGTTAGTGAAAATGAAAAACGTAAGCAAGCTGTCGCGGCTGCAAAAGAGCCAAAGAAATCCGCACCAGCAGTAAAACCTGCTGAGGTTAAAAAGCCTGAAAACAAAGCGGCAACACAACCTGCAACTGCTACAACAGCAGGAGCAGGTAAATTTGGTGGGGCATTGGCATCTGGCAATAATTCAGCTCGTAATAATTCACGTAAACGTAATACAGCAGGGACTGGTCAACAAACACCTCGCCGTAATGACAAACCTCGTGGTTCAAAAAAATCTCGACGTATTGCGGCTAAAAAAGGTCCTGTCGTACCTGTAACAGAGCGAAAAAAGCAACCATTACCAGAAGTTTTGGAATATCGCATTGGTATGAACGTTCAGGATTTGTCGAAGTTATTACACCGAGATACAGCAGAAATTATTAAAAAATTGTTTTTACTTGGTATTATGACTAACCAAAACCAATCATTGGATACTGACACGATTGAAATTTTGGCAGCAGATTATGGTATTGATGCACAAGTTAAAGAAGAGGAAGATGTTGCAGATATCGACCGATTCTTTGATAATGATAACATTGATGAAGGTAATCTAGTGCCGCGTCCACCAGTTGTTACAATTATGGGTCACGTTGATCATGGTAAAACAACTTTGTTGGATTATCTACGTAATTCTCATGTAACAGATGGTGAAGCTGGTGGCATAACACAGCACATAGGTGCTTATCAAGCACAGTTAAATGGTAAGACAATTACATTTTTGGACACACCTGGGCACGCAGCGTTTACAGAAATGCGTGCGCGTGGCGCAAACGTTACCGACTTGACCATTTTGGTTGTTGCAGCAGATGATGGCGTAATGCCACAAACAATTGAGGCAATTAATCACGCAAAAGCTGCTGGAACACCTATTATTGTGGCAGTCAACAAGATTGATAAGCCAGGTGCTAATCCAGATGATGTGATGAATCAGTTGATGGCTTACGACTTAGTACCTGAGGAATATGGTGGTGACACAATATTTGTTAAAATTTCCGCTAAATTTGGCCAAAATGTTGATGAACTGCTCGAAATGATTTTACTTCAAGCTGAAGTGCTTGAACTAAAAGCTAATCCTGATATGCCAGCCCGTGGATCTGTGGTTGAAGCGCGTTTAGATAGAGGTAGGGGTCCAGTTGCAACTGTCTTAGTACAACAAGGCACAATGCGCGTTGGTGATCCAATTGTTGTTGGTAACACATATGGTCGTGTTCGAACGATGACTAACGAACGCGGCGTAGATCTTGAAGAAGCATTGCCTGCTACGCCTGTTCAAATAACTGGCTTAAATGATGTTCCGCAAGCAGGAGATCGTTTCATTGTCATGGCTGATGAAAAGACTGCACGTGCAGCCGGAGAAGAACGTGCAAAACGTGCACAAGAAGCTATTCGTAATTCTGGTTCTGTTGTAACTTTGGATACGTTATTTAGTACAATGTCTGAAAAAGCTATGAAAACTGTTCCAGTTATTGTTAAAGCTGATGTACAAGGTTCTGTTGAAGCGCTTTCTGGCTCTTTGAAGAAGATTGAAGTAGATGGCGTTCGTGTTGACATTATTCACACGGCTGCCGGAGCGATTAATGAATCGGATGTGACATTAGCATCGGCCTCAGGTGCCATTATTATTGGCTTCAATGTTCGTCCGACACCATTGGCAAAATCTCAAGCTGATTCTGATAAAGTTGATATTCGTTTCTACAATGTCATTTATAATGCTATAGATGATGTTGAAGCAGCTATGAAGGGTCAACTAGAACCAGTTTATGAAGAAAAGATAATTGGAACGATTGCTGTCAAGGAATTATTCAAGTTTTCTAAAGTTGGTATCATTGCCGGTGCTATGGTTGAAGAAGGTAAAATCACTAAAGAATCTAAAGTCCGTGTTATTCGTGACGGTGTGGTTGTTTATGATGGTGAAGTTGCGTCATTACAACGTGGTAAAGATTCAGTGAATGAAGTTAAGATGGGTTATGAATTTGGCTTTACTGTTGCTAAGTATAATGATGTGCAGGTTGGTGATACTGTAGAGGCCTATGTCATGGCAGAAGTTAAAGTTAAATAA
- the rimP gene encoding ribosome maturation factor RimP: MANKVEQKITVLITPIVEKRDKLLWDLSYTREGGQKVLRILLDKPNHESITMTDLTDFTQEVNELLDTTDPDPIPEPYLLDISSPGADRPLIKPWHFKWAQESEEEVLISLFVAKNGQKKWQGNISSLTDDGLVLATEADELVLNFDEIAKAVLNIQF; encoded by the coding sequence ATGGCGAATAAAGTAGAACAAAAGATAACGGTACTCATTACACCGATTGTTGAAAAAAGAGACAAGCTCTTGTGGGATTTATCATACACCAGAGAAGGTGGACAAAAGGTTTTGAGAATTTTACTAGACAAGCCCAATCATGAATCTATTACAATGACGGATCTAACTGATTTTACACAAGAGGTTAATGAACTATTAGATACGACTGACCCTGACCCAATTCCAGAACCATATCTGCTAGATATTTCGTCTCCTGGTGCCGATCGACCATTGATCAAACCGTGGCACTTCAAATGGGCTCAAGAGAGTGAAGAGGAAGTCTTGATTTCTCTCTTTGTTGCTAAAAATGGTCAAAAGAAGTGGCAAGGAAATATTTCATCGTTAACTGATGACGGTTTGGTTTTAGCTACGGAAGCAGATGAACTAGTACTTAATTTTGATGAGATTGCAAAAGCAGTGCTGAACATTCAGTTTTAA